One genomic segment of Erythrobacter sp. THAF29 includes these proteins:
- a CDS encoding tetratricopeptide repeat protein — translation MAEKSNHAFAAVGSSNQFTKRTEFRLGVISAIAVAVFISSSAAFAQGPAAERAMAQGEADAAVAAWSNVLSADPDNTKALTGRGTAFAWKRDWANAQRDIERALRLAPDDLSVLNAAGYLYAWSGRHQLAEQYFRRMLALAPDNVSAKKGLAYNAYWAGRNEEAAASFERIAYDMPEDPEPLVGAGNARIAAGQARRSAKAFKQAIAFDPGNSEARGGLRRAYDYLALAELSVWGGDTSGGGDAGLRLVELASWVTPRTRISARYDDGLSLDNPILARTGQNATTYYIGAQHQFGEDVIAVAELGYRDLPLGENQEVYKLEGVYLSPIGATKIGGQLSPHSAGYTDRLVYAGQNIRLGEHFSFEPTLYLSRTGANRDDEWRLVGYGEYNTGDFSVGLGVGGGEVSSIDPAADGGVFTIFGTASARIGGWHRVHLNVTREEAPLGDFTRVLLGVTLRLPRN, via the coding sequence ATGGCAGAAAAGTCCAATCATGCATTCGCAGCGGTAGGCTCATCGAACCAATTTACGAAGCGTACCGAATTCAGGCTGGGAGTGATCAGCGCGATCGCTGTCGCCGTGTTTATATCATCCTCGGCCGCGTTCGCGCAGGGGCCTGCGGCTGAACGAGCGATGGCACAGGGAGAGGCAGACGCTGCAGTTGCAGCGTGGAGCAATGTCCTCAGCGCAGATCCCGACAACACCAAGGCGCTGACCGGGCGCGGCACTGCGTTCGCGTGGAAACGCGATTGGGCCAACGCACAGCGGGATATCGAACGCGCACTGCGGCTTGCGCCCGACGATCTTTCGGTGCTCAACGCCGCGGGCTACCTCTATGCCTGGTCGGGCAGGCACCAACTGGCCGAACAGTACTTCCGACGTATGCTCGCCCTCGCGCCCGACAATGTGAGCGCGAAAAAAGGGCTAGCCTACAACGCATACTGGGCCGGCAGGAACGAGGAAGCGGCAGCCAGTTTCGAGCGGATCGCTTACGATATGCCCGAGGATCCCGAACCGCTTGTGGGGGCAGGCAACGCCCGCATTGCAGCAGGGCAGGCACGTCGTTCGGCGAAGGCGTTCAAGCAAGCAATCGCATTCGATCCGGGTAACAGCGAGGCCCGCGGCGGATTGCGCCGGGCCTACGATTACCTAGCGCTTGCCGAGCTGTCGGTATGGGGCGGCGATACGTCGGGTGGCGGAGATGCCGGATTGCGGCTCGTTGAACTCGCCAGCTGGGTAACGCCAAGGACTCGCATCTCGGCCAGATATGATGATGGGCTCTCTCTCGACAACCCGATCCTCGCGCGCACCGGTCAGAATGCGACGACCTATTACATCGGGGCCCAACACCAGTTTGGCGAAGATGTGATCGCGGTGGCCGAGTTGGGCTATCGCGACCTGCCGCTTGGCGAAAACCAGGAGGTTTACAAACTCGAAGGCGTATACCTCTCGCCCATAGGCGCGACCAAGATCGGCGGGCAGCTTAGCCCGCACAGCGCAGGCTACACCGACAGGCTGGTCTATGCCGGTCAGAATATACGGCTGGGCGAGCATTTCTCGTTCGAACCCACGCTCTATCTTTCGCGCACCGGCGCCAACCGCGATGATGAGTGGCGGCTGGTTGGCTACGGCGAATACAACACCGGCGATTTCTCGGTTGGGCTCGGCGTAGGCGGCGGCGAGGTTTCGAGCATAGACCCAGCTGCCGATGGCGGCGTCTTCACAATCTTTGGCACAGCTTCTGCGCGCATCGGCGGCTGGCACCGCGTCCATCTCAACGTGACCCGCGAAGAAGCACCGCTCGGCGACTTCACCCGCGTCTTGCTTGGCGTGACGCTGCGCCTTCCGCGCAATTGA